One Verrucomicrobiota bacterium genomic window carries:
- a CDS encoding transposase, translated as MSRKLRFEYPGAIYHIINRGNYRSWIFESEGAKKSFEKTLFEACEYAGWKLHAYVVMSNHYHLSLETPEPNLSEGMRWLQSVFAMRFNRFRKENGRLFQGRFKSILVEDFDRLFWLCHYIHLNPVREGICKVAELKDYRYSSYWYLRNKRKRPPFLSLESSLLGAGELKDTTYGRNKYSQYLKWLNESDAEKKSMNFEKMSKGWALGTKEFKTGLLEEEKHIAAAIELGTGGAREARELAWEKRLKLCLKHFKKTSKKIVLESKSAPWKCAIACHMKTKLLCPNGWLADALSMGSESGVSKLSKRTLSGELPEANELLAELNSRIKE; from the coding sequence ATGTCCCGTAAGTTACGATTTGAGTACCCTGGCGCAATTTACCACATCATCAACCGCGGTAATTACCGCAGTTGGATATTCGAGAGTGAAGGCGCAAAGAAGTCCTTTGAGAAAACCCTGTTCGAAGCGTGTGAATACGCAGGCTGGAAACTGCATGCTTATGTGGTGATGAGCAATCATTACCACTTGTCACTGGAGACCCCTGAGCCGAATCTCAGTGAAGGGATGCGTTGGTTGCAAAGTGTGTTCGCGATGCGGTTTAACCGCTTTCGGAAGGAAAACGGTCGTCTCTTCCAGGGGCGCTTCAAAAGTATTCTGGTGGAGGATTTTGATCGTTTGTTCTGGTTGTGCCACTATATTCATCTCAATCCCGTACGGGAAGGTATCTGCAAGGTAGCAGAGCTTAAGGATTATCGTTACAGTAGTTACTGGTATTTGAGGAACAAGAGGAAGCGACCACCGTTTCTTTCTTTGGAAAGTAGCTTATTAGGAGCAGGAGAATTGAAAGATACCACCTACGGAAGAAACAAGTATTCCCAATACCTGAAGTGGTTGAATGAGTCGGATGCCGAAAAGAAGTCTATGAATTTTGAGAAGATGAGCAAAGGCTGGGCTCTGGGGACCAAGGAGTTCAAAACTGGCTTGCTCGAAGAAGAGAAACATATAGCGGCGGCTATAGAGTTGGGCACTGGTGGGGCCAGAGAGGCGAGAGAACTGGCATGGGAAAAAAGACTCAAACTGTGTCTGAAGCATTTTAAGAAGACTTCGAAGAAGATCGTATTGGAATCCAAATCCGCTCCCTGGAAATGTGCGATCGCTTGTCACATGAAAACAAAACTCCTATGCCCCAATGGATGGCTTGCAGATGCACTATCCATGGGAAGTGAATCGGGGGTCAGTAAGCTGTCGAAGCGAACGCTGTCAGGAGAGTTGCCGGAAGCGAATGAATTGTTGGCTGAACTCAATTCAAGAATCAAGGAATGA